The Ptychodera flava strain L36383 chromosome 16, AS_Pfla_20210202, whole genome shotgun sequence region TAGACCAGACCCCCTAGCGATACCCCCTAACTTCCTCaaccaaacacgaaaactttacgtcatcaaaAGTTAAGCCTCTCTGAGGAATTCCGATAGGCGGCGCTTCCATATCGCGAAAATGGCGTCATACACATcagttaataaaacattaatttctaggATAATAAACAgcacatttttcatcttttcatcataaatgttacaattataatcttcttcaacttttaaaggcagGTTGTTATTTGGGTGGACTATTCCTTTAAAGTTGTGCAATAtttacatcaaatgactagacaATTCACTTCacgggcagaatcttgaaaaatagccttttcttgtctagttcacaaaaagaaaaaatatccctgaactaaaatatgcatgggctaccaaccATTGTTACtggactaccaacttcagaaaatggtagcccaagtggactacccgggaaaaaagttaatttcgagccctgtcgTAGGGACAACCCACATACAGTCTGTGCAAAGAAAGGCTAATGTTTCAATTCTGTTTTTGACAGAGGTATTGGTCTAGCATTGGCTGAGAGGCTCCTGACAGCTGATCAGACTGTGAGGGTCTGCCTTGCTTGTCGTAACATGACCAAAGCTGATGCCGCCCAGAAAGCATTACAACTCTCTCACCCGGGATCTCATGTAGATACTTTGAAAATTGATGTCAGTGATGTACAGTCAGTTTACAATGCTGCAGATGAACTCAAAGAAAGGTATGTAAGTCTTCAATTTATTACTGCCAACATTACAACATTAGAAAGGGCTGATAATATAAtcttgtgtatgtgtgtatgtatgtatgcatgtatactAACATAATCAAAGGtaaatgtgattttcaaaagaaaattaaagGTAGGGACTTGCTCCCAAGGAtcagtttgttctagtctgggagaggattatggaggtgtcaaaccttttttgaaattgtaatgtaTTAAGTAAATtgcctggcaagacaatctgatgccTGACACAGAAATTAAGTGCAaaagaaaattcattttaacCATTTCATCATGTCAGTAATTCCTAATGCATTTACTAAAACTGTAATTTACTAGTGTCTGCAAAACACAAATGTTCCTAAAAATATTGTgaacaacaacaaaagcaaCAATGTGTAAATAGTGTTGGTTGTGTGTTTCTTTCATACTCTCATGTTCTTTCCTTTCAGATATAGTCGTATTGATTACCTTTACTTCAATGCAGGGATTATGCCAAATCCATCAGTTgattggggcaattttttcaggGGTCTATTTTCCACGTAAGTGGCAGTTTTTGTGTTGGTAATGTTTAGAGAGTGTtgttggatatatatatatatatatatatatatatatatatatatatatatatataatatatatatatatatatatataatatatatatatatatatatatatagagagagagagagagagagagaggtacaTGTAGGTGTCACTAGCTTCATGAAATGCATTGATTCCCTGTTATAATATCCATAGATGCGTGTTGTCATACTTTTTAGGAcctatttgaatttttgaattgtGATTTTTTGCTCTAACCAAATCAGCATTCTGCTGCAACCACACAGAACAGTGATTTATAGTGTCTGCCCTGGTACATGTACTGATCAATAATGCCAGTGTTGACATTACCAGCACTTTGTAGCTCCGTGACAACTTGAAACTGAAACTTGTAAGTTGTATAGTGTTGATAAGCTGCACAGCATCCTAAGTCAATTGGAACACTGATGCCGTGACTGGCATCATGTCCGGCACGCCATAGCAACAGTCAGTCTCAAATCATTAGCTGAACAAAGGCAAGTTAAAATATACTAAAATACATCACTGTGCCCCATAGGCCAATATGTGGTACACCACCACATGAGATTTTTACCCATCTTTTACACACCACATTATTCTTTTCCTTACATGCTTGACATGGAGATCCTCACAATCCGACTGTGAGAGGACTGGACAAGTACAAAATGATTTGAGTGATTTTTGTTTCTTCATTCAATGTAGGAAAGTTGTTCATATGATTTCCACTGGTGAGGGTCTCTTAATGCAGCAGGACAGTACTACGAAAGATGGTCTCAGGGCAGTTTTTACCACCAATGTGTTTGGTCACTTCGTACTGGTGAGTAAACGCAGGTTCATCCTTTCCTCTTCCAGACTTTAACCATTTCAACCCACAACTGCATTGTTGATATGCAGTATGTCCAAGAACACAAGTGGATTGACAGGATTGGATCAGACTAGAGGGCAGTGTTGTTAATGATGGTCCACCTTTATTAacgggacaaagttggccatttttcatgatttttgtttgatacgagatactattattttgtttgacatgttgaaagataatgaatgggtgaccatacatatatttgaCCATAGTTTTAGAGACGATAGACGAAaccattgcaaaaatgaattaatgtcattaccattaattcattttcgcgatggtttcatttaatttgtctaaagcTTAgttcgaatatatgcatggtcacccatttattcagtaccttacaacatgtcaaacaatatcagtagtatctcgtatcaaacaaaaatcattaaaaatggccgactttgtccctttaacccttgacctgccagacagtatcacttccccatatGCCAAGTCAATAAAAAGCGGTATCAAGCCAAAACcgtatgtattttcacccacttggcttggtatgttatagcagctttagtctataaaaatcatttttacatcatctctgtcttcagggacttTCAAGTTTTCAAGTCTCAGTTAAATGCACCACATGGGACACGTGTTGCTTTATTACCagagttttaaccaacttgatctTATGGtgtaatatgaacttggcaggaaaagggttaagcaaAGGTGATGTACTGATGTGGACACTTACAAGACAATCAACTACATGAATACTTTGAATAGTGATGCTTGGTTGCTTGAGGTTTGACCTTGTGACCTTGTATAGTTTTGACCTTGTGAACTCGTACCTTGAATGACATGATGCAAAGTGTCAGTAAAGAGTGTTgtagtgttctccctgaataaggtaacagggacgtggcgccctcttgtaaattccgagcgcccccttgccagaaatgaaaagatttatttttttgaaaaataaaacaataaaatgtacgggaaaaaagttgacagtgattacAGGCAAAATTCAAGCatgagcgtcgatcctgcaggctTCACACATAACTCTCATCGATcatgcaaatctcgcgagtttgtgatgtcatccgagatcatcccatgtgcaactcattcattgatGCACCGTCCCTCTTCCCTCGTgcatgggtggagggacggtgattgatggcagccatatttgcatgcaCAGGCCGTAATGTTAGCCACGGTCGGTCCCTCCATAGGggccgtgcattaggtaaccgacttagctgcaTAAACATGTCTAGGAacttgagggtaaccaaggacagcagagtactctgaagtttttataggaggttagaatttcgcttgtgtattccttcccaaagcaaaacgacctattGTTAGACTCGGTCGGACATGTACGTGTATCAGGCTGAGAACACATAAGCgtaagtgttatggtgataattttgacatcgatgaataaatgtatgtctgtcgctatgttttcgttttcaaaaaatataatcttcattgaaatcagtgaactggaataaaagttatggaacactgtctcagatttcttttcctttgagcttttttatatgaaaaaaatctggaaaaatactccccaagtgccaccaaataacactattttaatctctgttttcaaaaagctccaatggcaggagggggaccacccccctcctgaccctccccgcggtcgcttgtggtgctttgcaccacgtcttcgccctcttttaACAAAATCCTGGGAGAACACTGTGTTGAATCAGATAAGAGTCGGTGTTGATTGGTTTAATTGAAATCATTCCCAACTCTTTTATACACTCACCATGTTCAGGGGCAGCCTTCATCATTGCAGCTTCGCACACGCCTCATTTCCTGTTTCAGAtagaaatttggacaaattttgtcccTTTCTTACTGTATCTTTCAGTTCTGCAGCCTTTTTTGTCGGATCTTTTTAAATGCGAATCTTCTGGTTTTGGTCATATTGGTAGCAACAAAGTGCTAACTTTACCGTTTTTCTGCATTAATTAATTGTCATCAAATAATTTCAGACAGATTTGAACTTTTGCATATTGATAATGAAATGTGACGTCTTTACAACGGCCTCATTGAACTTCGTCATCTCACAGCATAGTATATAATAGCATTGATCGTGATTTCAGGTCTGTTACtgaatatagctgcacacgcgTGACATCGGACAAGGGTGCCTAAacttcagacaaattttatcattgcatgcgtggctgttgttgcagcttgtagtctgagccataaattcatacaaataagggtgacttttagtagccattgtaacgtgagcaggttttattttcgtcatttacgcggaaaatgtggacaaatgtttatttatgcatattaatgagagaaaaatgacGCCATTTGCGATCAGTACTATTGAAAGGTTGAATCTGTATGCTGTGCTGTTTTGTCTACAGTTGAAGGAACTTGAAGACTTACTCAGTAAACAGTCCAGGCCGGCAACAGTTGTGTGGACGTCTTCCAGCAATGCAAAGAAAGCTGCATTTAGTTTAGATGATATACAACACGAGAATGGGTATGCCACTGAATTCTTTTTTTTACAACTTAGTAATATCTACTCTTGGTGATGACTGCTTTTTGATCTGCCCCTTGTGTGTACTCATTTGAAGCTTGTAAAGTCAATGAAATTTTTACTGTTTCATTGTAGAGCGAGAGTCAAGAGAGTTGTTAGACTTTGTGTTTGTTTAGTGTCTGTCAACAGTAAAGGTTTGAAAAGGGCAGCATACACCAATGATACTTGGTAGGAAGATGTGATTGTAACTGGAGATAGGGAATTGTAAAAATGAACTTTCAAATCTACCTAACAGCTACTAAATTAATGAAAAACGTAGGTTTTATTAGAAAATCAGGGGGAGGAGTATGATCTCCTGGAACAGCCTCCATGTTGACTCATGTTTTTTGTGATAATTGAAATTATGACTTTTTTTGCCAGAAAGTATAATTTCAAAAAGTCAAAACTTGCACAATATGGTTCAAAGTTGTCTGTAAGAAAGGTTGAACCACAGTTCAAATTAACGGTTTATGAGATGCATGCTACCCTACCTGAAACGGTTTTACTGTTCCCAAACCCCCAATCGCCCAGTAGTTGTTTTTCTGTTCAACATCAGATCTGACGTCAAAACAGATTGACTCACAGACTGTCACATGAAATTTACTCCTTCAGGTATGAGCCTTACGCCTCGTCTAAATACGCAGTGGATCTACTGAGCATCGCCATCAACCAAGAACTCAATTCCAAAGGAATCTacaatcatgtgaccaatccggGACTTGTCATGACCAACATGACAAACAACATCATGCCAAGCTGGTTCTGGTCTTTGTTCATACCGATATTGATTTTGGTAAGTTTGCTAGGAGTCATGGTTAGGcacacaagattttttttttcaacaaaaataatgttttaaatttaaaatggccgccatcctgtgttaactccaaagggaaaaataaaatttctactgtttattcaagaaaataaatcgatgaaaactttgtttactttgtgagtttcaaaatgaaccaCAAAAAGTGTTAGACTAACACATCATTATGAAAGTTTGCGAGTCCAAATACCGGtatctatccccgaggtgcattctaccttgataTGGAAAAGAAGCCTTGCCAGTGATGTAGAAAAGAACAACAATGTGCAGGTGACATGAGAAAATTCAGTACCCTGACAGTTTACGTTGAAGACATACTGAATAAAGCtgtacaaaatttactgaatgatTGGCACGTTAatacatttcaattgcatgtttttcttttttccagtTTCGTATTGTATCACCAACCATGACACTGAGTCCATACAATGGTGCCGAGTGTTTGGTAAGTAGTGGAGTCTGTCCATAGCAACCCAGCAAATTTATTTCGCATCATGATGTTAGTGTCCACCCATTTTGACGTCACATCTGTGTGGATGAGGCAGCTTTCATTCTGTAAGGCAGCAGGTCAGGCTTTGCAAATGTAGATATTTAACATCTCCATAGTGAGTTGTTTTGAGCCAAGCTGCATTCAGTTCAATGTCATCCCAACAATGTGGTatatttcagttttctttgaatgCATACATACTGGTACAAGCGATATTGTGATTACAGACAAACAACTGAGTTGACActcaaatctttcaaaaataccaGGCACCAAATAAATTTTGCCTTTAATAGATAATTAAGTACACTGTAGATATCAATATGCAGATACCTTTAGACCATTTTATTGCTCTTACAGTTCTGGTTCTTCAACAAAGACCCATCAAAAATAGACGTAGATAAAAAGTACCACAGCAGTGCAACAGTCCTTGGAAACAGGTTCCTACGACAAGAAAAGGTTGGTCTTAAATACCTTAACAAAAGTCCAGATATTTGATTAGTTTTTTCTAGTCCATAAAAAGGTTAATTGGCTGTAAAGTGAATTGTGAAGAAAGATAGAAATGAATTTCTGTTAACAGCCACAGAGTGGGAAACTGACAAAGAGTTCATTGTGacaagttaaggtagaacgcacctcggggacagacattcggactctcaaacttttacaattctcttctgatgtaccacatgtgggggttcattttaaagctcttggtgaaagaataCTTTTCACCGgctaagtttttcgaaattcgaaaatttttatttttctccatagagttaacacagggatggcggccatttgaatttccatatcggtaaatcttgggtacccggtaatttgtttctctagtacaaaaatttgcacggtgaccccctatttttattcttgattttgaaagagaatgattgaaagatcccttgagaaaagttagagcaaaagtttaagtctttcactttcgaggtgcatactaccttaaagaagtGGAAAATAGGATATTGTAATAACATCTGGATTGATAACTACATTATGATTCAAACATAGCTCTCTACAAGGGGATTTTCAGAGGTGCGCCACCCCTCTGCTCTTATAGcagtctattcatatgttacccctttgagcaccaaagccaatttttgtcacctttagaaaatatactccagtcaatttttttcagatttttgtcaaaattttgataaccaactgtagccaatgaaatgttatgtccatttggtcaaaaattattttaaaaattacagaaaaatttgtaattggtaaaaatgttgcactagcattttggtgggaacaattacagcactcaaagggttaataaccATGCAATGTGACAGCAAGTTTTGACCTCAGCAAAATTGAAGTTACTCTGCGCATTACCAAAGTGTCTAACAATCTAACTCTTGTCATTGCGAGTCTGTGTCCAAAAACAgtgacaataaaataaaatgtctttaagaaCCATTCTGAGACTCACATTCTGATTCTGTAGCCTATTTTCATCCCCAGTGAAGCTATTTGTAGTTTTCAAATGTATTTCAATTTTAAGAACACTATACAAATCGTTTTGTTTAACTCAGAGCTTAGATATTCCCAAAATCATTTGGTACATATAACTGTACCCCAAGCTGCCTGCGTACAACATCGGGCACTGCTGCCAggaattttgtgacatttttagtgttgcatgcatggctgttgttgcatgcaggttgtagtctgagccatttATATGCCTTTACTAGTGTTTATATCAACATTAACGGTTGTCCATTAAGgtgcatttttgttgtttttactgGCACagtttctaaaaatgtatgcaaatattgCAGACAAGTTTTGATACTTGCAAACAGCTTTATTGTTTGATCTATGCCCTATATAAGTGTCAACTAAATGTTTACTCCTcttctctgttttcttttcttttcatgaTATTTCAGCTGACTTATGAGAAGGACGTCCCAATGCAACTTTACAAGAAACTGGTGGCAATGGAACAGACATACAGGAGAAAATACAAGAGAGATTGATGGCAAACTGGGCAATCGTGGTATAAAATTATCCAATTGCCAaagaaaaatgtgtagagatgcaaatttcttttatgtttaaattttgatagaaaagaaaaataagaacacaaattactgtcaatcaTAGATGGTGAAGCAGATTAGTGTCTGTGCATCAATGGTTGTAATATGGTTCAAATGCAAACCAATGCAAACGACTTCTAATatccaaaatcatcaaaatgaccATGACGTTAtattatgaaatttgcacaatCCATCAAAACTGGAGTCTAATAACGATAATCTCTCTGCTATACATTAGCTCTTTTGGGCCGGACTTTCTGATAACTTACCAGAGTAATCTCCACATACAGGGGGTTTAGGCCTGACTGGGTTCATAACAGTGAACCTGGCAGAGGTAGCAAACTAAAAGTAGCTTTCCTACAGTGTCCTAATCCtcttgttaaccctttgagtgccaaagtcaattttttttcacctttataaaatgtgacctcaacaatttttttttcagatttttccaaaatttttatcaaaaattgtagccaatgacAAGTGAAGtcttttttgtccaaaattgttaaaacatttacaaaaaattttataaaaaatggtaaaattttgcactaaaattttgatggcaaAAAAtgtacagcactcaaagggttaataaccTTGATAAGAACCTAGTTTACCGGTATGTGTTCATCATGATGTTTGGTCCAGTTGTTGCCATATTTTACCTTGCCCAAATGAAAAGGCAGCAAATCTGGAACTCAGGTCTTTCCTGCTTGCATTTATTTAGAAAAAACCTAAAGCCGCCAGTCCCCGGTCTCATCAGtgttatttcaataaattttccaAAAGGGAACCCATGATCAAATTTAGAAGACATAAAACGGTACGCTTTTGGTGCATATAAAATCTCATTTTTCTGAAACTACAGCTCAGATGACTTGGTCTGGCGTGAGTGATTTTTCCATTAGTGACCAGAGTATTGGCTTATAAGCCATGTGATAGGGATATctgtcttaaccctttcacccccagttccctgtgtacaggtccaactttaccatagaaaacaatggatttgggacaaaccatggtggtgaaaggttaaaaacagaaaaaaaaagtatgGAAATTAAAATTCCCATTTCTTCATGGCCTTTTGAAATCAGCTTTTGATCAAAATTCGACTTAATCATCCAAACTTACAAGAAATCCAAACTCTTCTGCACAGATTAAAAGTTTGCCAAACTTTGATGGCATTTTCAATTAAGTGTAGACTTGGTCCATGTCTGAGAATAAAGAACTAATTTGGCAAATGCGATGTAGTAGAGAAATTGCGACTGTTTTTTTCTGACCACAACATACTGAAGCTGTCGCTGGATTCACGTTCCATGAGAAACTTGCTGTAGATTGCATTCACTCAACGCATGCACAAATGTACTACAAGATCTGATCATACTGCGATCATCTCATTCAAAGCATTTCACACAAAGAGTGTCATCAATGCATTATAACCCcctgacttgaaccaagtctacataATGGGAtttatcagtattattttagaTCCCAATTGATCATTTTGTGAATGTGGAAAATGTTAAACGAATACCGACTTTTAAAAAAGTATGGGTGACCTGATTTGAAGAGGCACAATGCTTCTCACCTGAAACAAcatgtttgaaagtttgaaagctTACATGTTCATCTTGTCTATGGTTTGTGTATgctttttgatatttaaatatttgctCATGGATAATTAAGTTTTTTCATTCTAAATGCAGATGCATTTCAACAGTGACACAGTCAAAGTCAATTACActaattattgtgatatttctcAGGTTATAAATCATCAAACTGAAATGTAAACTTACCGCAGCTGCATGTATTTAAGTTATTGTATCAACAGTGGATTGTTTCAACCCAGACATGGCCTGTGAAATGTGTCTGATAAGATTTGTTGTATGATACCTTCATATTTACCAATGAACCATAGTGTATTTACCACATATCAATACTATACACTAGTGGCAACTCCTGGAAGTCTAACAAATCCTGGGCCCACACTAAGCTTTAGTACAATTTAACAGTATCTTAGGGGGTATGCTTGCACTTCTTCATCATGCAAGGCACCCTAAGAAAAGCATTGATTACTACTGTAGGAGAAACGTGGCCCAGTGTTCGTAAGGTACGCTGATACCTCACACTTGAACTTGAAGCAAATTCAATGTGTATGGTCTGTAGTGTTGTTCAGGAAATGAGATCCTATCTGTAAGGTATGGATGAAGTCTTGTTCTGGAAGTTTTTTAGTttctaatacaaacaaacagatagactgctctttctcacattcctggctgctgggagtgcgggatcgagagtgtgggataaatcgatcccacactctcagaaaccgtcccacactctgcagtaaatattacacgacctctgattggatgataagcagtctgttttgttcacgcgcaaaatgttatccaatggcacgacgagtaacgcacggactagaactacaaagtaagcaggtcaaagtacagcggtagacgacagagttgtcacgattttggataatattgtacgtgtccaatatgaatttaacgcattttgtggtcatgtgagaaaaagaatctcacacaccaaggacctggaatcagatttctcacactcgtgtgagaaatctgatcccaggtccttgagggtgtgagattctattattctcaGCAGCTGAGAACTCTGAACCGCTTGAGAGATATATGGTACCATCGTTGTACAGCGTCTCTACCACGATTTGctattaatttattttgcattgtgACGCTTGCTGTCTTGATTGCATTTTGAAGACATTCCTGTATATCAGGAAAGGGGAATGTTTTCAGACAGTTGATTATTTTTTACTGAAAGATTTTATGTATGTGTAAAATCTATAATTGGTGCAATATttggaaaatgtttttaaatatgacaataaaagTGACGGATCATTTTGAGTACTCATGATGTGAGAGTATTTTGCTTGTTGTACAACTTGTAATTTTATTCTGTGTAACATCTTCCATGGTCTACTACATGCAGATCTTGAAATAGCCATGATAGGGTGTATAATCAAAATTTGTGTCAGCGTAAAATGCAATTCTAGTGTTGGCAATTGAATTTGTGTCAGATGCTAATCTGTCACATGCACAGCTCTTGAACATGCTCTGGGAAGAAAAGCAAGAATGTGAGAATAATAACACTCAAAACTCATAAAAGATTGCCAAACCCTTGTTAATGCAAGAGCCATATGGAAATTGTCATTACAAAATCATGCACGCCTACTGCTTCTAATCCTATAGGTTGTGAGGATAGGGGCTGTCCACTGATTTTGTACAGGTGTACCCCGGACTGTGAAACTATGAAGCGCACACCATATGATTTCTGTTAAATCTTGGGTCAAAAGTGTGTAATTGTGGAGGGGGGGGAGGAACAAGCCAACAAAAGATACTTGTATGGTCTGATCAAAAGAACTTTATTGAAACAACATTTTTAACCAATTCAACTGAGGTACTGCTTGTACCGAACAACATGATCACTAGAGTAAGGTAAACCAGAGGGTTTCTTTTACAACCAATCTTTGTATAAGCCTGAATACCATGAAAGATTTCCAAAATAGCACCAAAATGATATACTTCATAACTCAAacgaatgaaattttttgttggTGTAAGTTTTGCCATTATGGAAGACTATTACCAAGGTATTGTGTTTGATCAGTCAAACATGACTGTAGTTTTGtaacattcaaaattttaatgggATCTTGAATGTGACATGTAGCTGACCCTGTGAGATTGATCACATGCACAAATGGTCATGCTAGGTACATTGTTACATCTTCAACATGATTACACATAAATTGCTTACGTATGTTTGCACAAAATGTGCAATGATAACAAACAAAACCCAAACAATAGTCTAGCAGGGCAAGCAACCCCTTGATTCTTTAAGTTTACATGCCAGTGCTTCAgaatattgtcttttcaaatgcATTGAGTGATGATAAAAGGAAACAAACTTTTTGGATACAAACTGAAAGTGTTTTTTTTGGAAGCGAGTGAATCTGTAGCTATGCACTCTGTccttaacaaaaacaacccCCCTACGCTATACATTATAAATTTGATGATGCTGTCTGTGTCCAATATCTTCACTGTTACCTTGAAAAATACCTCTACGAGGGAAATACTGGTACTAACACCTGACCTGTGTATTGTAATCTCTGCAACGACATTGACAGTACTTGGCATTCTTATCAGTCCAATCCATGAAAACATTAACatcatgaaatatttgtgaCCTACATAACTTTTGGGTTCAACTCCTTATTgagatgaaatacaaaatgtttgTGTTGCTGTTACGTTCAAAGAGGAAATACAATAATAGTCTAAGCAAAACCGTGAAAGAGTAAGCAAAAACATACATATGGTCAAGAGAAATTCACAACCTATTATGGTGAAATGGAACTATATACACCATTTGTCTGACACGGCATTCACATAAGACCTGTACAGTGATTGCTAAGGTTTACACACTCCTCTTATTCGTTTTGCATTGTGGTTGCCAACTGTGATCATACTTTACGGTTAGGAAGTGTGATAAACGGAAAGCACAGAATTTGTTTTCACAACACCACTGGAGCAAACACCGGGTCTCAttgaccctttcaccacaatggtttgacccaaacccattgttatcaacagTGATTGTtgacctgtttactgggaatggggtgaacaggttaggcGAGCAACTCTTCAGACCCAGTAGTATTGAAATCTAGAACATCTACAGTAGCTTACACAATGCTTGCTGATAATTAAgaaatgacaaatgaaaaaacttttcaaggtaaatgtatgtaaatgtaaatgaaTTATTACAGAGATCATTGACCGGTAGTAAAGCCAGTTCATATTAATATTGACAGAAAGGTACTGGCACTTCTTCAATCCTCAGAATCTTTTTA contains the following coding sequences:
- the LOC139114214 gene encoding 3-keto-steroid reductase/17-beta-hydroxysteroid dehydrogenase 7-like isoform X1, which translates into the protein MSDSCPSTTDCKVAVITGGNAGIGLALAERLLTADQTVRVCLACRNMTKADAAQKALQLSHPGSHVDTLKIDVSDVQSVYNAADELKERYSRIDYLYFNAGIMPNPSVDWGNFFRGLFSTKVVHMISTGEGLLMQQDSTTKDGLRAVFTTNVFGHFVLLKELEDLLSKQSRPATVVWTSSSNAKKAAFSLDDIQHENGYEPYASSKYAVDLLSIAINQELNSKGIYNHVTNPGLVMTNMTNNIMPSWFWSLFIPILILFRIVSPTMTLSPYNGAECLFWFFNKDPSKIDVDKKYHSSATVLGNRFLRQEKLTYEKDVPMQLYKKLVAMEQTYRRKYKRD
- the LOC139114214 gene encoding 3-keto-steroid reductase/17-beta-hydroxysteroid dehydrogenase 7-like isoform X2 produces the protein MSDSCPSTTDCKVAVITGGNAGIGLALAERLLTADQTVRVCLACRNMTKADAAQKALQLSHPGSHVDTLKIDVSDVQSVYNAADELKERKVVHMISTGEGLLMQQDSTTKDGLRAVFTTNVFGHFVLLKELEDLLSKQSRPATVVWTSSSNAKKAAFSLDDIQHENGYEPYASSKYAVDLLSIAINQELNSKGIYNHVTNPGLVMTNMTNNIMPSWFWSLFIPILILFRIVSPTMTLSPYNGAECLFWFFNKDPSKIDVDKKYHSSATVLGNRFLRQEKLTYEKDVPMQLYKKLVAMEQTYRRKYKRD